One genomic window of Salvia miltiorrhiza cultivar Shanhuang (shh) chromosome 4, IMPLAD_Smil_shh, whole genome shotgun sequence includes the following:
- the LOC131022916 gene encoding uncharacterized protein LOC131022916, with protein sequence MGFRDIGLFNQAMLAKQAWRILQNGSTLLARSLKARYFPRADILLASKAHNPSFVWKSLLVGRDLLVEGIAWRMGDGSRIRIGLDAWLPDGFGKFQTARVHDRWANYRVADLLLDNQPSWDMSKLANILPGEDLWKFTDNLSVNPSIPDRPFWPSGRSNMYSVKFGYLLACSLRNRNLASTSIDNTSLWNWVWALEVIPKVKFFLWKSLVGALPTSGALLDRSISVDPIYRRCGEDMETTEHALRDCPWVAFLWETSPLRLPPLNSTEFCSIKEWIDRIRLVPNKEVHQTFANLAWTIWYSRNLLLFQDKSLTHFDCFKISQRAIWMNQLAPPKWVPNLPRFSVAEILRSGFLAGAFTVEEGEARAILEGLRLCAEKGFTKAILETDCQLLYWRLCKREDDFSYLGNTLRQIYTLMDSFVQIQFSWAPRSENSFADSLAKHALHDRFSLVSAEALPFVLNFTGLS encoded by the exons ATGGGATTCAGAGATATCGGTTTATTTAACCAGGCAATGTTGGCAAAACAGGCGTGGCGAATTCTGCAGAATGGATCCACTTTGTTAGCTCGATCTCTCAAAGCAAGATATTTCCCTCGAGCGGACATCCTCCTTGCTAGTAAAGCCCATAATCCATCTTTTGTATGGAAAAGCTTACTAGTTGGACGTGATCTCCTTGTTGAAGGAATTGCTTGGCGAATGGGGGATGGTTCTAGAATTCGTATTGGGTTGGATGCTTGGTTGCCGGATGGTTTTGGCAAATTTCAGACTGCTCGAGTTCATGACAGATGGGCGAACTATAGGGTGGCTGACCTTCTGTTGGATAATCAGCCAAGTTGGGATATGTCAAAGTTGGCTAACATCCTCCCCGGGGAAGATTTATGGAAGTTCACTGATAATCTATCTGTTAACCCCTCTATTCCGGATAGACCTTTTTGGCCTAGTGGAAGGAGCAACATGTACTCTGTGAAATTTGGATATCTCTTGGCTTGTTCTCTTAGAAACCGGAATCTTGCTTCGACTTCAATCGACAATACTAGTTTATGGAACTGGGTTTGGGCACTAGAGGTTATACCAAAGGTTAAATTTTTCCTTTGGAAAAGTTTGGTTGGGGCTCTTCCTACGTCGGGCGCTCTCCTCGATCGATCTATTTCTGTTGATCCAATATATCGCCGTTGCGGAGAAGACATGGAAACTACTGAGCATGCTCTTCGTGATTGTCCATGGGTCGCTTTTCTTTGGGAGACGTCTCCTCTTCGTCTTCCTCCGCTGAACTCGACGGAATTCTGTTCCATAAAAGAGTGGATTGATCGAATTAGGCTGGTGCCGAACAAAGAAGTTCATCAAACTTTTGCTAATCTGGCTTGGACTATTTGGTATTCTCGCAACTTGTTGCTTTTTCAAGACAAATCTCTTACTCACTTCGACTGCTTCAAGATCTCACAACGTGCGATTTGGATGAACCAGTTAGCTCCCCCGAAATGGGTCCCAAACCTGCCCAGATTTTCTGTAGCCGAAATACTCAG GAGTGGCTTTCTCGCAGGTGCTTTCACGGTGGAGGAGGGGGAGGCTCGGGCTATCCTGGAGGGACTTCGTCTTTGCGCTGAAAAGGGGTTTACCAAAGCTATTCTGGAGACTGATTGCCAACTTCTTTATTGGCGCCTTTGCAAACGGGAGGATGACTTTTCTTATTTAGGCAATACCCTCAGACAGATCTATACTCTGATGGATTCTTTCGTACAGATTCAGTTCAGCTGGGCGCCTAGGAGTGAAAATTCTTTTGCCGATAGTCTTGCCAAGCATGCTTTGCATGATCGTTTTTCTCTTGTTTCCGCTGAGGCTTTGCCGTTTGTGTTGAACTTTACTGGTTTGAGTTAA